The following are from one region of the Bacillota bacterium genome:
- a CDS encoding PFL family protein, which translates to MLTMQEIMETINMVQEEKLDIRTITMGISLRDCCDPDPKKAGQKIYDKITRLAENLVPVGEDIAREFGIPIVNKRISVTPISLVGDCAHTEDYVVFAKAMDRAAEEVGVNFIGGFSALVHKGMTGGDTKLIQSIPRALAETERVCASVNVATTKAGINMDAVYLMGKVIRETAEKTRERDGLGCAKLVTFANVPEDNPFMAGAFHGVGEPESVINVGVSGPGVVSRAVSRVKESDFGTLAETIKKTAFKITRMGELVGRSAASRLGLPFGIVDISLAPTPAVGDSVAEILESMGLERCGTHGTTAALALLNDAVKKGGAMASSYVGGLSGAFIPVSEDAGMIRAVEEGALDLNKLEAMTCVCSVGLDMIAVPGDTSAETLAAIIADEAAIGVINQKTTAVRIIPAPGKEVGERVEYGGLLGSAPVMQVHRFSSADFVRRGGRIPAPVHSLSN; encoded by the coding sequence ATGCTTACCATGCAGGAAATAATGGAAACCATCAACATGGTGCAAGAAGAAAAACTTGATATCAGAACCATTACCATGGGCATCAGCCTGCGGGATTGCTGTGACCCGGACCCAAAAAAAGCCGGCCAAAAAATTTACGACAAAATTACCCGCCTGGCTGAAAACCTGGTTCCGGTAGGAGAAGATATAGCCAGAGAATTCGGGATTCCCATTGTCAATAAGCGCATCTCGGTAACTCCCATTTCACTGGTAGGTGACTGTGCCCACACCGAAGATTATGTAGTCTTTGCCAAAGCAATGGACCGTGCTGCTGAAGAAGTAGGAGTTAACTTTATAGGGGGGTTCTCTGCTCTAGTCCACAAAGGAATGACCGGCGGCGATACAAAGCTTATTCAATCCATACCCAGGGCTCTGGCAGAAACCGAAAGAGTTTGCGCCTCGGTCAATGTAGCTACCACCAAGGCGGGGATTAATATGGACGCGGTATACCTGATGGGAAAGGTAATCCGGGAGACTGCTGAAAAAACCCGGGAGAGAGATGGCCTGGGATGTGCCAAGCTGGTTACCTTTGCTAATGTCCCTGAGGACAACCCCTTCATGGCCGGAGCTTTCCACGGCGTGGGGGAACCGGAATCAGTCATTAACGTGGGAGTTAGCGGCCCCGGTGTTGTTAGCCGGGCGGTAAGCAGGGTAAAGGAATCGGATTTCGGTACCCTGGCCGAGACCATTAAAAAAACAGCATTTAAAATAACTCGCATGGGAGAACTGGTGGGCCGTTCTGCGGCATCCCGCCTGGGGCTGCCCTTTGGTATTGTGGATATTTCCCTGGCCCCTACCCCTGCGGTAGGTGACAGTGTAGCTGAAATACTGGAATCAATGGGCCTGGAACGGTGCGGCACACACGGTACCACCGCTGCCCTGGCCCTTTTAAACGACGCAGTGAAAAAAGGAGGGGCCATGGCATCCTCTTACGTGGGCGGCCTGTCCGGCGCCTTCATTCCGGTTAGCGAAGATGCAGGGATGATCAGGGCCGTGGAAGAAGGGGCTTTGGACCTGAATAAATTGGAAGCCATGACCTGCGTCTGTTCAGTGGGCCTGGATATGATAGCCGTTCCCGGCGACACCTCCGCCGAAACCCTGGCCGCCATCATTGCCGATGAAGCAGCCATCGGGGTAATCAACCAAAAAACCACCGCGGTACGTATCATCCCCGCTCCGGGGAAAGAGGTGGGGGAACGCGTGGAGTACGGTGGATTACTGGGCAGCGCCCCGGTTATGCAGGTACATCGTTTTTCATCTGCAGACTTTGTGCGGCGGGGTGGAAGAATCCCGGCCCCTGTGCACAGTTTAAGTAATTAA
- a CDS encoding DUF3231 family protein, translating to MVQIGNYHIGKGETAKTPTLDSGEAFLLWEMLVSRYDVIELTQIYHNYGHDPDFKASLSHGLYKTLEREVNILEDELNRYRIPLPNRPPKSVKLPANTEVLEDEFLFRQIFKDMQSFLDNHIRTIRSIINNDPLREMFIDFLKKELDIFNGICKYGKMKGWLQNPPKYTPG from the coding sequence ATGGTCCAAATTGGTAATTACCATATCGGTAAAGGTGAGACTGCTAAAACACCCACCTTGGATAGTGGAGAGGCATTTTTGCTTTGGGAAATGCTAGTTTCACGTTACGATGTTATTGAATTGACACAGATTTATCATAACTATGGTCATGATCCAGATTTTAAGGCCTCATTAAGCCATGGGTTATATAAAACACTGGAAAGAGAAGTAAATATTTTAGAAGATGAGCTAAACCGGTATCGTATCCCCCTGCCTAATCGACCACCCAAGAGCGTCAAGCTCCCTGCCAATACAGAAGTACTTGAAGATGAATTTTTGTTTAGACAGATTTTTAAGGATATGCAGTCTTTTTTAGATAACCATATTCGCACCATCCGTTCCATTATAAATAATGATCCTTTACGTGAAATGTTTATTGATTTTTTAAAGAAAGAGTTAGATATTTTTAATGGCATTTGTAAATATGGAAAAATGAAGGGGTGGCTGCAAAATCCTCCAAAATACACTCCAGGTTAA
- a CDS encoding metallophosphoesterase — translation MNMNKFLLLLCLLLIGVGFMWYSFFPQLTRVGAPVKNLPPSLEGVTILHLSDLHSARFGNGQKRIFNLLRNKRIDIIVFTGDLIDYRRRKLEPGLELLEKAAELAPVYYVPGNHERASGLYGQLKEKLVAGKVHVLDNGTGLSFSTGNGSLTLIGVGLNGRVNVDLSKLRAKGPVILLSHYPRVFNTYAGRGVDLILAGHTHGGQIRVPWIGALWVPGQGKFPKYDAGLFEQNGSYLYINRGLGTSGIPLRLFCRPEVTLVTLTGG, via the coding sequence ATGAATATGAATAAATTTTTATTGCTTCTATGTCTCTTACTGATCGGAGTTGGGTTTATGTGGTATAGTTTTTTTCCGCAATTGACCAGGGTTGGTGCACCCGTTAAAAACCTGCCTCCTTCCCTGGAAGGGGTTACTATTTTGCATTTATCAGATTTACACAGCGCCCGTTTTGGAAATGGACAGAAGAGAATTTTTAACCTGCTAAGGAACAAGAGAATCGATATAATTGTTTTTACAGGTGATTTGATCGATTATAGAAGGAGAAAGTTGGAGCCGGGTTTGGAACTACTGGAAAAGGCCGCAGAGCTGGCCCCGGTATATTACGTGCCGGGAAATCACGAGCGGGCCAGTGGACTGTACGGGCAATTGAAAGAAAAGCTGGTAGCAGGTAAGGTACATGTATTAGATAACGGCACAGGATTAAGTTTCTCTACGGGGAATGGTTCTTTAACTTTGATTGGAGTGGGGTTAAATGGTAGAGTAAATGTGGATTTAAGTAAATTGCGTGCAAAAGGCCCGGTAATATTACTATCTCACTATCCCAGGGTATTCAATACCTATGCTGGCAGGGGAGTGGATTTGATTCTTGCCGGTCATACCCACGGGGGGCAAATTCGTGTTCCCTGGATAGGTGCCCTATGGGTACCGGGGCAGGGCAAATTTCCCAAGTATGACGCGGGCTTGTTTGAACAAAATGGCTCGTATCTATACATTAACAGAGGTTTGGGAACCAGCGGCATACCCCTCCGATTGTTCTGCCGCCCGGAGGTGACGCTTGTAACTTTAACCGGGGGGTAA